In Bombus terrestris chromosome 6, iyBomTerr1.2, whole genome shotgun sequence, a single window of DNA contains:
- the LOC100649042 gene encoding vitellogenin receptor isoform X1 — protein MVRTPLIMYRKLFVLLVVSIFNPHVDTAAIGCEPPDLFLCSNKKCISSIFRCDGEDECGDGSDETDCEGYQLQNLETIRCAIDEYQCSDIHTCIPIEKFCDAKEDCSDGSDEYDGCVKDVNCDAFKCKDGHCIRNEWVCDGIPDCPDKSDEEKCENYMIPADQCNNEYDRYLCKNKRCISLNATCNEKDNCGDNSDEDIDACIKADASCKEARCQHNCRKTPEGAQCSCRPGYKLVNNQTSCEDVNECGNYGICDQECINSVGSYTCSCQPGYSLNDDKRTCQAEGGEGLMMFSIKSEIRGIYLNSRLYYPVTQNLQHAVAISLDANNVYWSDIEDGNEAIIKSLEDGSQREVIVTAGLSSPDDMAVDWVTGNIYFTDGGYMHIGVCNNDGSYCTVIIKEQNDKPRGLVLLPSSGLMYWSKWGMDSCILRAGMDGKNNTVLVSKDLELPNSLSIDYANERLYWIDAKAKVIESVRLDGTDRKAILKDIAKRPFSLAVFENKLYWSDWISNTIQSCDKFTGKNWEVLVSTNSTIYGIHIYHSVLKPKMPNPCNSSPCSQLCLLNSANSYTCACTLDKELNSDNHTCRAVKKKTHLIIAAGSTFIDYYHELLGKPKITTSDTLNHVTEVAYNPLTGGLLASDQLRDNIFHFNMQTGEEKSMMSIENEILGGMDFDYIGNNLYLSDVKHKTIEVHSLNNNEKTIFYFQDEPYDIALVPEESIMMVVFRTNELYRIDLMNMNGVGPRVTIEGNKTHLIGPKISLCYDRVLKLLFWSDQGTGRIGSTTIPGFETYIFRTGLQEPVSLTVLSDYVFWTQYKSNKLYWTNKSNTQQYQKHITLEVPKDLNRMQLISFHRTYIEEHQCRNNNGNCSHVCLLSNADSYICACPPDMMLNVDNRTCTLQTACNAGEIKCGEHDICIKSHQRCDGIQDCPNGEDESSICDEHHWSRCKHEDQFQCKNGDCISKTKRCNSHYDCVDRSDEEGCDKKECDSNEFQCHEGACISKYLVCNGQSDCTDFSDELNCDKHKCDGDAFACEIGTCIPKTWKCDGEADCPDGSDESVTCQRNACPTEMFTCSNGRCIDLVLKCNGVSECEDDSDEQYCKETGNRNYVNCTVDQYKCLNTELCLPKQVRCNGVTDCPKNDDERNCPRCQKEEYVCDNQKCVDKSWVCDRIDDCGDGSDEKDCDGGNSKISGISMNSICKEFKCSNGACLPFANVCDGKVDCSDRSDEFGQCATACTKYNPCTNMCHKTPIGPVCGCRNGYQLSNDFKSCEDIDECKDNVCSQICYNTNGSFTCSCHEEYVIRSDKISCKVAGSQMEIITVSSADIRKLSPNLNSIQVVYEELNHEISGIDANTRENTIYWSNDNLGMVSKINIKTKERKTVTGLGRPEALAVDWITDNVYFNDNDYFSSIQVCNLEQQKCAKVVPIPLKNRAVSIAIEPKEGWLFWSQTSWASYDRPMTEIYRSNTMGTNITAIVHRDLGIVLALTIDYTRSRLYWSDTFHKNIESSNLDGSNRIIVLNTDVHQALSISIYEDSLYWLMSTTGKVKKCKLYGDKSCVTITIGISNIEKYFIISHPIRQPIGKNTCERHKCSYMCVSGNNGPACICHDGYPKDSRNTCMENTNIKIKFDTKKAGRRNGSIRYQHGTLIGVIISVLTCIVVASAYFYYQKIKPRFSKKNNLSIHFQNPSYQQQNEITPSLNYISGLPPGEHEYINPIIDIQKNHNENIPEKGEKQMVKLLNFDQSDDESKESTNGQDIRLI, from the exons ATGGTAAGAACACCTCTC ATTATGTATCGCAAATTGTTCGTACTTCTGGTTGTAAGTATCTTCAACCCGCACGTCGATACCGCAG CTATAGGCTGCGAACCACCGGATCTCTTCTTGTGCTCGAACAAAAAATGCATTTCATCCATCTTTCGCTGCGATGGGGAAGATGAATGCGGTGACGGTTCCGACGAAACGGATTGTGAAGGCTACCAA cttCAAAACCTTGAAACGATTCGTTGCGCTATAGACGAGTACCAATGTTCCGATATTCATACTTGTATACCGATAGAAAAATTCTGCGACGCAAAAGAAGATTGTTCCGATGGCAGCGATGAGTACGATGGTTGCGTAAAAGAT GTAAATTGCGACGCATTCAAATGCAAAGATGGCCATTGCATAAGAAACGAATGGGTTTGCGACGGTATCCCAGATTGTCCGGATAAGAGCGATGAAGAAAAATGcg AGAATTACATGATACCAGCCGATCAATGTAACAACGAATACGATCGATATCTGTGCAAAAATAAAAGATGCATTTCTCTGAACGCAACTTGTAATGAGAAGGATAACTGCGGTGATAATTCAGATGAAGATATAGATGCATGTATCAAGG CTGATGCATCGTGCAAGGAAGCAAGGTGTCAACATAATTGCAGGAAAACACCTGAAGGTGCTCAATGTTCGTGTCGACCAGGTTACAAGTTGGTGAACAACCAGACCTCATGCGAGG atgTGAATGAGTGCGGTAATTACGGAATTTGCGATCAAGAATGTATCAATAGCGTTGGATCTTACACATGCTCATGTCAACCTGGTTACAGTCTGAACGATGACAAAAGAACTTGTCAAGCCGAAG GTGGCGAAGGTTTGATGATGTTTTCAATTAAATCTGAAATCCGTGGTATTTATCTCAATTCTCGGTTGTATTATCCGGTGACTCAAAATTTGCAACACGCCGTGGCCATTTCTTTAGACGCGAATAATGTATACTGGTCCGATATCGAGGACGGAAACGAAGCGATAATCAAAAGTTTAGAGGATGGTTCGCAGCGAGAGGTCATTGTTACAGCAG GTTTGAGCAGCCCCGATGACATGGCAGTAGATTGGGTAACAGGCAACATATATTTCACGGACGGTGGTTATATGCATATCGGAGTTTGTAACAATGATGGTTCTTATTGTACTGTTATAATAAAAGAACAAAACGATAAACCGCGAGGTCTTGTTTTATTACCGTCCAGTGG TTTAATGTATTGGTCCAAATGGGGCATGGATTCATGCATATTGAGGGCAGGGATGGATGGAAAAAATAACACTGTGTTAGTCAGCAAAGATTTAGAATTGCCAAACAGTTTATCTATCGATTACGCGAATGAAAGATTATACTGGATAGACGCTAAAGCAAAAGTAATCGAATCGGTACGACTGGATGGTACAGATCGAAAG GCCATATTAAAAGATATAGCAAAGAGGCCATTTTCATTAGCTGTGTTTGAAAATAAGTTGTACTGGAGCGATTGGATATCTAATACCATACAGTCATGTGATAAATTCACTGGTAAAAATTGGGAAGTTTTAGTGTCTacaaacagtactatttatggcatacatatatatcactCTGTTTTAAAACCCAAG ATGCCGAATCCCTGCAATTCAAGTCCGTGTTCTCAATTGTGTCTATTAAACTCAGCGAATAGCTATACTTGCGCTTGCACATTGGACAAAGAATTAAATTCTGATAACCATACGTGCCGTG cgGTCAAGAAGAAGACGCATTTAATTATCGCAGCAGGAAGCACattcatagactattatcatgaACTGTTGGGAAAACCGAAAATTACTACCAGCGACACATTAAATCACGTCACTGAGGTTGCTTATAATCCTCTTACTG GTGGTTTACTAGCCAGCGATCAGCTAAGGGacaacattttccattttaacATGCAGACTGGTGAAGAGAAAAGCATGATGTCTATTGAAAACGAAATATTAGGTGGAATGGATTTCGACTACATCGGAAATAATCTATATTTGTCGGATGTGAAACACAAAACTATCGAGGTCCACAGCCTGAACAATAATGAGAAAACGATCTTCTACTTCCAAGACGAGCCTTACGATATTGCACTTGTACCTGAAGAAAG TATCATGATGGTCGTATTCAGAACGAATGAATTGTATCGCATAGACCTGATGAACATGAACGGGGTTGGTCCAAGAGTCACGATCGAAGGGAATAAGACACATTTAATTGGACCGAAAATATCTCTGTGCTACGACAGAGTTCTGAAACTATTGTTTTGGAGTGATCAAGGCACTGGTCGTATTGGTAGTACGACCATTCCGG gtTTCGAAACATATATCTTCCGCACTGGATTACAGGAACCCGTGAGTCTCACTGTTCTTAGTGACTATGTGTTTTGGACTCAATATAAATCGAACAAATTATATTGGACCAACAAAAGTAACACACAGCAATATCAGAAGCATATTACATTAG AAGTACCTAAAGACTTGAATAGAATGCAGTTAATAAGTTTTCACCGAACATACATAGAAGAGCACCAGTGTCGCAACAACAACGGAAACTGTTCTCACGTGTGCCTGTTATCTAATGCTGATTCATAT aTCTGCGCGTGTCCACCCGACATGATGCTGAACGTAGATAATCGAACGTGTACTCTTCAAACTGCATGTAATGCTGGCGAAATAAAATGTGGAGAACACGATATATGCATAAAATCCCATCAAAG ATGCGACGGAATACAGGATTGTCCTAACGGTGAAGATGAATCAAGTATTTGCGATGAACACCATTGGTCAAGGTGCAAGCATGAGGATCAGTTTCAATGTAAAAACGGCGACTGCATAAGCAAGACGAAACGTTGTAATTCCCACTACGACTGTGTCGATCGATCGGATGAGGAAGGCTGTGATAAAAAGGAATGCGACTCCA ATGAGTTTCAATGTCACGAAGGGGCTTGCATATCGAAATATCTCGTGTGCAACGGACAAAGTGATTGCACCGATTTTTCGGACGAACTTAATTGCGACAAGCACAAGTGCGATGGCGATGCCTTCGCATGCGAAATCGGGACTTGTATACCCAAAACGTGGAAATGCGATGGAGAG GCTGACTGTCCAGACGGTTCCGACGAGAGCGTAACATGCCAAAGAAACGCGTGTCCAACCGAGATGTTTACCTGTTCCAACGGTCGTTGCATCGATTTAGTGCTGAAATGCAATGGAGTCAGTGAATGCGAAGATGACAGCGATGAACAATATTGCAAAGAAACGGGTAACAGAAATTATGTCAATTGTACTGTAGATCAGTATAAATGTCTCAACACAGAACTGTGTCTTCCGAAACAAGTCAG ATGTAACGGCGTTACAGATTGTCCAAAGAACGACGATGAACGTAATTGCCCTCGATGCCAAAAGGAAGAATACGTTTGCGATAATCAGAAATGCGTCGATAAAAGCTGGGTGTGCGACCGGATAGACGATTGTGGGGATGGGTCGGATGAAAAAGATTGTGACGGTGGTAATTCGAAAATAAGTGGCATCAGCATGAATTCTATTTGCAAAGAATTCAAATGTTCCAACGGTGCCTGCCTCCCCTTTGCCAATGTGTGCGATGGAAAAGTAGATTGTTCCGATCGAAGCGATGAATTCGGACAATGTG cAACTGCGTGTACCAAGTACAATCCCTGCACAAATATGTGCCACAAAACACCCATTGGTCCCGTCTGTGGTTGTAGAAATGGATATCAATTGAGTAACGATTTTAAATCCTGCGAAGATATTGACGAATGTAAAGACAATGTTTGTTCACAAATATGTTATAATACTAATGGATCTTTTACTTGTTCATGCCACGAGGAATACGTCATACGAAGCGATAAAATTTCATGCAAAGTGGCTG gATCACAAATGGAAATAATTACTGTTTCTAGTGCTGATATCAGGAAGTTATCaccaaatttaaattcaattcaaGTTGTTTATGAAGAACTAAATCATGAAATAAGCGGTATTGACGCGAACACGAGGGAAAACACTATCTATTGGAGCAATg ATAACTTGGGCATGGTaagtaaaataaacataaaGACCAAGGAACGAAAGACTGTTACCGGCCTTGGCAGACCGGAAGCTCTAGCTGTTGATTGGATTACCGATAACGTATACTTCAACGATAATGACTATTTTAGCAGTATTCAG gTATGCAATCTAGAACAGCAGAAGTGTGCTAAAGTAGTACCAATCCCACTAAAAAACCGAGCAGTCTCTATTGCCATCGAACCAAAAGAAGG GTGGTTGTTTTGGAGCCAAACTTCTTGGGCATCTTACGATAGACCTATGACGGAAATATATCGATCCAATACAATGGGTACTAATATAACAGCGATTGTACATCGAGATCTTGGTATTGTCTTAGCATTAACTATTGATTATACACGATCCAGATTGTATTGGTCAGAtacgtttcataaaaatattgagTCCTCGAATTTAGATGGTTCTAATCGTATTATAGTTTTAAACACAGAT gTTCATCAGGCTTTGAGCATTAGCATATACGAGGATTCTTTATATTGGTTAATGAGTACAACTGGTAAAGtaaaaaaatgcaaattatACGGTGACAAATCGTGTGTAACGATTACCATTGGTATTTCAAATATCGAAAAGTACTTTATTATTTCGCACCCAATAAGGCAACCTATTg GAAAAAACACTTGCGAGAGACATAAATGCAGTTACATGTGTGTTTCGGGAAACAACGGACCCGCATGTATTTGTCACGATGGATACCCGAAAGATTCCAGAAATACTTGcatggaaaatacaaatataaaaattaaatttgatacgAAAAAAGCTGGCCGTAGAAACGGAAGTATTCGTTATCAACACGGGACCCTAATTGGTGTAATAATTTCAGTACTAACATGTATCGTAGTTGCGTCAGCCTACTTTTATTACCAGAAAATTAAACCACGCttttcaaagaaaaataatCTCAG TATCCATTTCCAAAATCCATCATATCAGCAACAAAATGAGATCACACCCTCGCTCAATTATATTTCTGGTTTACCACCTGGAGAACATGAATACATTAATCCGATTATAGATATACAAAAG aatcACAATGAAAATATACCAGAGAAGGGCGAAAAACAAATGGTGAAACTTCTCAATTTCGATCAATCAGATGACGAATCTAAAGAATCTACTAATGGACAGGATATTCGcttaatatag